A portion of the Bacillus sp. es.034 genome contains these proteins:
- a CDS encoding SDR family oxidoreductase, which translates to MGKTIFITGAGSGLAKGASLGLAKKGHRVIATTELTSQKTDLMREADEQGLNMEVFKLDITNARDREQILKYEFDVFVANAAINEGGPLGEVPMDRFRALFEVNVFATLETVQLAAQKLVKKGSGKIVFMSSMAGISATPYVGPYTATKHAIEGIAQTLKSELEEFGVKVATINPGAFETGFNKRSGEEIWKWFDDEKNYTRKEDILEQQKGLEDQFDPEDMIQKMIEIIPAENHKFRTVYPQETERQLKQTQAERWEMEI; encoded by the coding sequence ATGGGTAAAACAATTTTCATTACTGGCGCGGGAAGCGGTCTCGCCAAGGGAGCGTCTCTTGGTCTTGCGAAGAAGGGCCACCGTGTCATTGCGACGACAGAGCTTACCTCGCAAAAGACCGACCTAATGAGAGAAGCGGATGAACAAGGCTTGAATATGGAGGTATTTAAGCTTGATATAACGAACGCAAGGGATCGCGAGCAAATATTGAAGTATGAGTTTGATGTCTTCGTAGCCAATGCGGCCATCAATGAAGGGGGACCACTCGGGGAAGTGCCGATGGATCGTTTTCGTGCCCTCTTTGAAGTGAATGTGTTCGCCACCCTGGAAACGGTTCAATTGGCGGCACAGAAGCTTGTGAAGAAAGGCAGCGGGAAAATCGTGTTCATGAGTTCCATGGCCGGGATCTCCGCAACTCCTTATGTCGGTCCATATACGGCAACCAAACATGCGATTGAAGGGATTGCCCAAACCTTGAAGTCCGAGCTTGAAGAGTTTGGAGTGAAAGTCGCCACCATCAATCCAGGGGCCTTCGAAACCGGATTCAATAAGCGGAGCGGGGAAGAAATCTGGAAATGGTTCGATGACGAGAAGAACTACACGAGAAAAGAAGATATTCTCGAACAGCAGAAAGGATTGGAAGATCAGTTCGATCCTGAAGATATGATTCAAAAGATGATTGAAATCATCCCTGCTGAAAACCATAAATTCCGTACGGTTTATCCGCAAGAAACGGAAAGACAGTTGAAACAGACGCAGGCAGAGCGTTGGGAAATGGAAATCTGA
- a CDS encoding 5'-methylthioadenosine/S-adenosylhomocysteine nucleosidase, translating into MKKKIASFAAVSVLALSVFTGCSSSNQTEAKEKKEEQPILIQGPMPIEAEKFAGKLKNVKEETSGSFVFYKGTVDGYPVIVAKTGKGMENTAAATAVAIEKYDPIAIINQGTSGGHDPALNVFDIVLGERTVNLGSLKTGSMADEEGIEPTAWKPMDLMASEGSAGEDPNAEKIRYYDGDEALLAAADAVKDTYKKGKVVEGTIGSADVWNNEVDRIQWFHDKYGTSVEEMEGAAAAQIAGAYDVPFLGIRVLSNNKTNGGAYNPDTAAANQGYVYEVVKEYIREMK; encoded by the coding sequence ATGAAAAAGAAAATCGCATCATTCGCAGCAGTATCTGTACTCGCATTATCTGTTTTTACAGGCTGCAGTTCATCCAATCAAACGGAAGCGAAAGAAAAAAAAGAAGAGCAGCCGATCCTGATTCAGGGGCCGATGCCGATTGAAGCTGAAAAGTTTGCAGGGAAACTGAAAAATGTGAAAGAAGAAACATCCGGCTCATTCGTTTTTTATAAAGGAACGGTGGACGGCTACCCGGTCATAGTTGCCAAGACGGGTAAAGGAATGGAAAATACGGCAGCGGCCACGGCTGTGGCCATTGAAAAATATGATCCCATCGCCATCATCAATCAAGGGACTTCAGGCGGTCATGATCCGGCATTGAACGTGTTTGATATCGTACTCGGTGAAAGAACCGTCAATCTGGGTTCGTTAAAAACCGGGAGCATGGCAGATGAAGAAGGAATCGAACCTACAGCCTGGAAGCCGATGGACCTGATGGCATCTGAAGGAAGTGCGGGGGAAGACCCGAATGCAGAAAAAATCCGCTATTATGATGGTGACGAGGCACTGCTTGCAGCGGCTGATGCCGTTAAAGATACATATAAAAAAGGCAAGGTCGTCGAAGGAACAATCGGTTCTGCTGACGTGTGGAATAACGAAGTGGACCGCATCCAATGGTTCCATGACAAATACGGTACATCCGTAGAGGAAATGGAAGGGGCAGCGGCGGCACAGATCGCCGGGGCATATGATGTACCTTTCCTTGGAATCCGTGTTCTATCAAATAACAAAACAAACGGCGGAGCATACAATCCCGACACAGCAGCTGCGAACCAGGGGTATGTGTATGAAGTGGTAAAAGAGTATATTAGAGAGATGAAGTAA
- a CDS encoding Gfo/Idh/MocA family oxidoreductase: MKIGLIGLGDIAKKAYLPVLSEKEGIELVLCTRNAETLHTLGDKYRVAERVQTVEELIAADIDAAFVSTATEAHYEISEKLLENGIHVYIDKPISLTFGETKRIVQLAKDSGKIAMVGFNRRFIPKVKELKEHGKPSFLLMQKNRFAAPDEPRRFVVEDFIHVVDTLRFLMDSDVLDVKVQSFKRGDLLHHLVIQLIGEDCTAVGIMNRDGGVTEEIIEYSAGHHKYVVDSLVETTHYHNKEKSVTSFGDWEPTLYKRGFYDLIDHFLDCVEKGHQPDPSIEDSLITHEICERIVGMID; this comes from the coding sequence ATGAAAATCGGTCTTATCGGATTAGGGGATATTGCGAAGAAAGCTTATCTTCCTGTCCTATCTGAAAAAGAAGGCATTGAATTGGTCCTTTGCACAAGAAATGCCGAGACGTTGCATACCCTTGGAGATAAATACCGGGTGGCGGAGAGGGTTCAGACGGTAGAAGAATTGATTGCTGCAGACATAGACGCTGCCTTCGTCAGTACAGCCACTGAAGCCCACTATGAAATATCTGAGAAGCTCCTGGAGAATGGCATTCATGTATACATAGACAAACCGATTTCCCTGACCTTCGGGGAAACGAAGCGAATCGTCCAGCTTGCAAAAGACAGCGGAAAAATCGCCATGGTCGGATTCAATCGGCGCTTCATCCCCAAAGTAAAGGAACTGAAAGAGCATGGGAAACCGAGCTTCCTCCTGATGCAAAAAAACCGGTTCGCTGCCCCGGATGAGCCTAGGAGATTCGTCGTCGAAGATTTCATCCATGTCGTCGATACCCTTCGTTTCCTGATGGATTCAGATGTGTTGGATGTGAAGGTTCAATCCTTTAAAAGAGGAGATCTCCTTCACCATCTCGTCATACAGCTCATCGGTGAGGACTGTACGGCAGTCGGCATCATGAATCGGGACGGCGGGGTGACGGAAGAAATCATTGAATACTCTGCGGGACATCATAAATACGTCGTCGACAGTCTTGTAGAAACGACTCACTATCACAACAAAGAAAAAAGTGTTACTTCTTTTGGCGACTGGGAACCGACACTGTATAAACGTGGATTCTATGACCTTATCGATCACTTCCTCGACTGTGTGGAAAAAGGACATCAGCCTGATCCTTCCATCGAGGATTCTTTGATCACCCATGAGATTTGTGAACGGATTGTGGGAATGATCGACTAA
- the mmuM gene encoding homocysteine S-methyltransferase, protein MSNQLKLNPIEVMLQTQSLIILDGALATELESHGCDLNDPLWSARVLLEKPEAIEKVHADYFRAGADCAITASYQATVDGFRKRGIEKPEALDLIKKTVYLAKKARDDFWEKEKGKTNRQKPIVAGSVGPYGAYLADGSEYVGNYGVSDHLLTDFHYPRIKALVEAGADVLAFETIPSLQEAKVLASLLKEFPETCAWLSFSLKDGETISDGTGIQECARVFNDHEQIAAIGVNCTPIPAAKLAMSVLNRHTDKPIIVYPNSGETYDAETKTWNGEGACCAFDEDSVVLYEAGARIVGGCCRTHPGDIEALAKRWR, encoded by the coding sequence ATGTCGAATCAACTGAAGCTGAATCCCATTGAGGTGATGTTACAAACGCAATCCCTAATTATTTTGGATGGGGCATTAGCCACAGAGCTGGAATCCCATGGCTGTGATTTAAATGATCCCCTTTGGTCAGCACGTGTCCTCCTAGAAAAGCCGGAAGCGATTGAGAAGGTTCATGCTGATTATTTCCGTGCAGGAGCCGATTGTGCCATTACAGCCAGCTACCAGGCAACGGTGGATGGTTTCAGAAAGCGCGGAATAGAGAAACCGGAAGCGTTGGATTTAATCAAGAAGACTGTATATCTCGCCAAGAAGGCACGGGATGACTTCTGGGAGAAAGAGAAGGGAAAAACGAATCGGCAGAAACCAATTGTCGCCGGTTCTGTAGGACCTTACGGGGCATACCTGGCTGACGGCTCTGAATATGTAGGGAACTATGGTGTAAGTGATCACCTTTTAACAGATTTCCATTATCCGAGAATCAAGGCATTAGTAGAGGCGGGTGCTGATGTGCTGGCATTTGAAACCATCCCATCCTTGCAGGAAGCAAAAGTCCTCGCTTCGCTTTTAAAAGAATTTCCGGAAACTTGCGCCTGGCTGTCTTTTTCATTAAAGGATGGAGAGACAATAAGTGATGGCACGGGGATTCAAGAGTGCGCGCGGGTGTTCAATGATCATGAACAAATCGCTGCGATTGGTGTGAATTGTACACCGATTCCTGCGGCTAAGCTTGCGATGAGCGTACTAAACAGACATACTGACAAGCCAATCATCGTGTACCCGAACTCGGGGGAAACGTACGATGCTGAAACGAAAACGTGGAATGGGGAGGGAGCTTGTTGTGCGTTTGATGAGGATTCAGTAGTTTTGTACGAAGCGGGTGCCCGTATCGTTGGTGGCTGCTGCCGCACACATCCGGGGGATATTGAGGCGTTGGCGAAGAGGTGGAGGTAG
- the mmuP gene encoding S-methylmethionine permease, producing MENTGQSFKRKMKTRHLVMLSLGGVIGTGLFLSSGYTIHQAGPFGTILAYLIGALVVYLVMLCLGELSVHMPETGSFHSYAAKFIGPGTGYTVGWLYWLTWTVALGSEFTAAGLMMQRWFPSISVWIWSAVFAALIFFFNALSVRFFAESEFWFSLVKVIAIVAFIVIGAGAIVGFIPLGHSEPAPFFSNITNSGLFPNGAFAILMTMLAVNFAFSGTELIGVAAGETENPSKSIPKAIRTTLVRLILFYVGTIVVLSALLPSQSAGVLESPFVAVLGRIGIPYAADIMNFVIITAILSAANSGLYASSRMLWSLADKQTISPIFAKLTDRGVPLNAMVCSMLGGGLALLSSIIAPGTVYIVLVSVSGLAVVIVWMSISAAQFLFRRQYIREGNDVKELAYRTPLYPLVPVASFLLCLASCIGIAFDPTQRIALYCGIPFIAVCYGSYYLTLYVKKRGTGHVESTEAESH from the coding sequence ATGGAAAACACAGGACAGAGTTTCAAAAGAAAGATGAAGACACGGCATTTAGTGATGCTGAGTCTTGGAGGGGTGATCGGAACCGGGCTTTTCTTGAGTTCGGGTTATACCATTCATCAGGCTGGACCGTTTGGGACGATCCTTGCTTATTTGATCGGGGCGCTGGTGGTGTATCTCGTGATGCTGTGTTTAGGCGAGCTCTCTGTCCATATGCCGGAGACCGGATCCTTTCATAGTTATGCTGCAAAATTCATTGGTCCGGGGACCGGTTACACGGTGGGCTGGTTATATTGGCTGACATGGACGGTGGCTTTGGGGTCGGAGTTCACGGCGGCCGGCTTGATGATGCAGCGGTGGTTCCCTTCGATTAGTGTATGGATTTGGAGCGCGGTCTTCGCTGCGTTGATCTTTTTCTTTAATGCATTGTCGGTGCGTTTTTTTGCTGAATCTGAATTTTGGTTTTCTTTAGTGAAAGTGATTGCGATTGTGGCGTTTATTGTGATCGGGGCAGGGGCGATCGTCGGGTTCATTCCCCTCGGTCATTCAGAGCCTGCTCCATTTTTCTCGAATATCACAAATTCAGGGTTATTTCCGAACGGGGCATTTGCTATCTTGATGACCATGCTTGCCGTAAATTTTGCTTTTTCAGGAACAGAATTAATCGGGGTAGCGGCGGGAGAAACAGAGAATCCATCAAAATCGATTCCTAAAGCCATCCGCACTACGCTTGTGAGATTGATTCTCTTTTATGTAGGGACGATTGTCGTATTATCGGCATTATTACCGAGCCAGTCAGCAGGTGTATTGGAAAGCCCTTTTGTCGCAGTGCTTGGACGGATTGGAATCCCGTATGCCGCCGATATCATGAATTTTGTCATCATCACGGCTATCTTATCAGCGGCAAACTCAGGTCTGTATGCTTCTTCCAGAATGCTATGGTCGCTGGCAGATAAGCAAACCATCTCACCGATTTTTGCCAAATTGACTGATAGGGGAGTTCCTCTTAATGCGATGGTATGCAGCATGCTTGGTGGGGGACTTGCCCTGCTTTCAAGCATCATTGCACCGGGAACGGTCTACATCGTATTGGTTTCGGTCTCAGGTTTAGCGGTAGTCATCGTGTGGATGAGCATCAGTGCTGCCCAATTTCTATTTCGTAGACAGTACATAAGGGAAGGGAATGATGTGAAGGAACTTGCTTATCGGACGCCGCTCTATCCACTTGTTCCCGTTGCGTCGTTTCTGCTTTGTCTCGCTTCCTGCATCGGCATTGCCTTTGATCCCACTCAGAGGATCGCCCTTTATTGCGGGATCCCGTTTATCGCGGTCTGCTATGGAAGCTATTATCTAACACTATACGTGAAGAAAAGAGGTACAGGACATGTCGAATCAACTGAAGCTGAATCCCATTGA
- the nei gene encoding endonuclease VIII, with translation MPEGPEIRRAADNVERALKNRTVEDVYFAFPHLRDYEDLLKGSIVTRVDTKGKAMLIRFNNGYTIYSHNQLYGKWYIRSLYNYPKTNRQLRLALHNEKKSALLYSASDIEVLRDEEVPEHPFISKVGPDLLSEDVTADELVVRMKDKRFRNRKWSILLLDQGFVAGIGNYLRSEIMFVAGIHPSLRPADCTEEQLNKTAHAIIDLVKQSYETGGITNDPKLAEKLKSEGVKRSRYRHWVFNREGASCFICGSEIEKIVAASRRLYYCPGCQNTQNPKDV, from the coding sequence ATGCCAGAAGGTCCCGAAATCAGAAGAGCAGCCGATAACGTTGAGCGTGCTCTTAAAAATAGAACTGTGGAAGATGTGTATTTTGCCTTCCCTCATTTAAGAGACTATGAAGATTTGCTGAAGGGGTCTATCGTGACCAGAGTCGATACAAAAGGAAAAGCCATGCTCATCCGCTTTAATAATGGCTATACGATTTACTCCCACAATCAACTCTATGGAAAATGGTATATCCGCAGCTTGTACAATTATCCGAAGACCAATCGACAGCTCCGCCTCGCCCTGCATAACGAAAAGAAATCAGCACTCCTCTACAGTGCATCGGATATCGAAGTCCTCCGTGATGAAGAAGTGCCAGAACATCCCTTCATCTCAAAAGTCGGGCCGGACCTTTTAAGTGAAGATGTAACAGCCGATGAGCTTGTAGTGAGGATGAAGGACAAACGATTCCGAAACCGCAAATGGTCGATTCTACTGTTGGATCAGGGCTTTGTGGCAGGAATCGGGAATTATTTAAGATCAGAGATCATGTTTGTCGCAGGCATTCATCCTTCTCTTCGCCCGGCTGATTGTACGGAAGAGCAATTAAATAAAACTGCACACGCCATCATTGATTTGGTGAAGCAATCGTATGAAACAGGCGGTATCACGAATGACCCCAAACTTGCCGAAAAGCTAAAATCAGAAGGTGTGAAGCGTTCCCGGTACCGGCACTGGGTGTTTAATCGCGAAGGAGCATCATGCTTCATTTGCGGAAGTGAAATTGAGAAAATCGTGGCGGCTTCAAGAAGATTGTACTATTGCCCGGGTTGTCAGAATACCCAAAACCCAAAAGATGTCTGA
- a CDS encoding ABC transporter permease, whose amino-acid sequence MPLRKKLFRTIMEKKAQFFSAWFLIVISSIVFYAFTAAGANLIDNLQIFFNENKVEDAQFMTQQPLNDIEEIEKESGAEIEQRIAIDLPYSKDSTLRLLDETDDVNLSTVVEGGNLSSDRDILVDKGFAKAHDVTIGHEVELGGETFHVTGYMAIPDYIYPLKDEAGFLKNPDAFGVAVVKPSVLSQWENHRIYYSVRLSDASPEELKKQINQTNQIIKWTDKKDNNRISFIKGDIAGVKKMGQFLPIGILFISMVIILILLWRLMKKEYVQIGTLYALGYRKREIIRHYLSYAGVLATTGSVVGTILGWVFLHPLLSTFAAYYNLPVLDVKLHVGYLLVSIFLPLVLFIPFTYYLVHRVLKIPPVSLIKGGERKVKVSRLERLFKMKKLPFRRKFVIREIIRNLPRALFLIIGVMFATLLLLFGFVTKNSMEYLVTDNFQQVYDYEYSYLFKAPQTTEPDSGQIGAVAPFTIDKENVTITGLKPDNTAIRLQDSSREKITFDSVIMNKSLSDKLGIQEGDSIHVKNELTEKSFTLTIDHIAESYLGNMIYMPLDEFNRLNGYPSGSYTEIYSNKELNLPEDQIVSTTKSSDTIDGFKEMIKPLNYGVAAIALVAAIIAIIIIYILISLLIEENSFKISLMKVIGYRENSIMKMMIGYNIWFIILGYVIGIPVTVFSISAFMNSITSEMNVTIPVRLDWMSVFISFSIIIISYYVSLWLNHRKLKGISMKEAINRSTE is encoded by the coding sequence ATGCCTCTTCGGAAAAAGCTTTTTCGGACCATAATGGAAAAAAAGGCGCAGTTCTTTTCAGCGTGGTTTCTGATTGTCATCAGCTCCATCGTATTTTACGCATTCACAGCAGCCGGAGCAAATCTCATTGATAATCTACAGATTTTTTTTAACGAGAATAAAGTAGAAGATGCTCAGTTCATGACACAACAGCCTTTGAATGACATCGAAGAAATTGAAAAGGAAAGTGGCGCAGAAATCGAGCAAAGGATTGCAATCGATCTTCCATATAGTAAAGATTCGACTCTCAGATTGTTGGATGAGACGGATGACGTCAATCTTTCTACTGTAGTGGAAGGGGGAAATCTATCTTCGGACCGTGATATATTAGTGGATAAAGGTTTCGCCAAAGCCCATGATGTGACGATTGGACACGAGGTTGAACTGGGAGGGGAAACGTTCCATGTTACAGGCTATATGGCGATTCCGGATTACATCTATCCATTAAAGGATGAAGCAGGCTTCCTGAAAAATCCGGATGCATTCGGTGTCGCCGTCGTGAAACCATCTGTTTTATCCCAGTGGGAAAATCACCGGATTTACTATAGTGTCCGTCTATCGGATGCTTCCCCGGAAGAACTGAAAAAGCAGATCAATCAAACGAATCAGATCATTAAATGGACGGATAAAAAAGATAATAATCGTATTTCCTTCATCAAAGGGGATATTGCCGGTGTCAAAAAGATGGGACAATTTCTTCCGATAGGCATTTTATTCATTAGTATGGTGATCATTCTTATATTATTGTGGCGCTTAATGAAGAAGGAATATGTACAGATCGGTACATTGTATGCCCTCGGCTACAGGAAAAGGGAAATTATCCGTCACTATCTTTCTTACGCCGGAGTTCTCGCCACCACAGGAAGTGTGGTCGGTACGATCCTTGGATGGGTATTCCTGCATCCCTTGCTATCCACTTTTGCAGCTTATTATAATCTGCCCGTACTGGATGTGAAACTGCATGTGGGGTATTTACTTGTGAGTATTTTTCTGCCGCTGGTGCTGTTCATCCCGTTCACCTATTACCTGGTTCACCGTGTCTTGAAAATCCCGCCGGTGAGTTTGATAAAAGGTGGGGAACGAAAAGTCAAAGTGAGCAGGCTGGAGCGGTTGTTTAAAATGAAGAAGCTGCCGTTCCGGCGGAAATTCGTGATCAGGGAAATCATTAGAAATCTTCCCAGGGCACTGTTTTTGATCATAGGTGTGATGTTTGCCACATTATTATTGTTGTTCGGGTTCGTCACCAAGAATTCGATGGAGTACCTGGTGACCGATAATTTTCAACAAGTGTACGACTATGAGTATAGCTATCTATTCAAAGCTCCACAGACCACAGAACCTGACTCGGGACAGATCGGTGCTGTGGCACCATTTACGATAGATAAGGAGAACGTGACGATCACGGGCCTGAAGCCGGATAATACAGCCATTCGATTGCAGGACTCAAGCAGAGAAAAAATTACATTCGATTCAGTAATCATGAATAAATCCCTCTCAGATAAATTAGGGATTCAAGAGGGGGATTCGATTCATGTGAAAAATGAATTGACGGAAAAATCCTTTACTCTCACCATTGATCACATCGCTGAATCGTATCTTGGAAATATGATTTATATGCCACTTGATGAATTCAACCGATTAAATGGTTATCCTTCTGGAAGTTATACGGAGATTTATTCAAACAAAGAACTCAACTTACCGGAAGATCAGATTGTCTCGACGACAAAATCATCTGATACAATTGACGGCTTCAAGGAAATGATTAAGCCTTTGAACTATGGTGTGGCAGCGATTGCCCTTGTTGCAGCCATCATTGCAATTATCATCATCTATATATTGATTTCATTATTAATTGAGGAAAATTCCTTCAAAATTTCACTCATGAAAGTCATCGGTTATCGGGAGAATTCGATTATGAAGATGATGATCGGCTATAATATTTGGTTCATCATCCTTGGGTATGTGATAGGCATTCCTGTGACTGTTTTCTCAATTTCAGCCTTTATGAATTCGATTACTTCAGAAATGAATGTCACGATTCCTGTCAGGCTGGATTGGATGAGTGTCTTCATCAGTTTTAGTATCATCATCATTTCGTATTATGTATCCCTGTGGCTGAATCATCGGAAATTAAAAGGGATTTCCATGAAAGAAGCGATTAACCGGAGTACCGAATAG
- a CDS encoding ABC transporter ATP-binding protein — MSVLSINGVHKTYQSGQTTFQALTDIHVEVKEGEIVVILGPSGSGKSTLLNAIGGIDAIDSGSIEVNKKDIGRLSDRDLVDYRREDVGFVFQMYNLIPNLTVYENIELTANISREAMSIPEVIHAVGLSGMEDRFPRELSGGQQQRVSIARAVVKAPKLLLCDEPTGALDSGTSKEILQLIEKVNKEFNTTVLIITHNQAIKSMANRVITLKDGKVESDFVNEHQTSAEGVEW; from the coding sequence ATGAGCGTCTTGAGCATCAATGGAGTTCATAAAACGTATCAAAGCGGCCAAACGACCTTTCAGGCACTGACGGATATTCATGTAGAGGTGAAGGAGGGTGAGATAGTCGTCATCCTCGGTCCATCGGGTTCCGGGAAGTCCACGTTGTTGAATGCCATTGGAGGCATTGATGCAATTGATTCCGGGAGCATTGAGGTCAATAAGAAAGATATTGGCCGATTGAGTGATCGAGACCTTGTGGATTATAGAAGGGAAGACGTTGGCTTTGTCTTTCAAATGTATAATTTGATCCCAAATTTAACGGTTTATGAAAATATCGAATTGACGGCGAATATCAGTCGGGAGGCAATGTCTATTCCGGAGGTGATCCATGCCGTGGGGTTGTCGGGGATGGAGGATCGCTTCCCTCGTGAACTAAGCGGTGGGCAACAGCAGCGGGTCTCGATTGCCCGTGCCGTCGTGAAGGCTCCGAAACTATTATTATGTGACGAACCGACAGGGGCATTGGATTCAGGCACATCGAAAGAAATTCTGCAGTTGATCGAGAAAGTGAATAAAGAATTTAACACGACAGTCCTTATCATCACCCACAACCAAGCAATCAAAAGCATGGCGAACCGGGTCATCACACTGAAAGATGGAAAGGTAGAATCCGACTTTGTCAATGAACATCAAACCTCCGCTGAAGGGGTTGAGTGGTGA